A genomic window from Trueperella bialowiezensis includes:
- a CDS encoding carbohydrate ABC transporter permease, translating to MTTAPLARTPRRNRRKAKEIATAWAMLVPSLIGVGLFLMVPIVIVIALSFFRWDLISDPVFVGLANYSSMVDSAGFWNSVWVTVKFSVFAIPGAIVIGLLIAVGLNRKLPGSGVLQILYVTPWVAAPLALGIIWSWLLAPSGLINDVFGTRTAWLADTTTALPVVAFVYIWQNVGYISLFFLAALQSIPRDIYEAAELDGAGPVRKLWSITLPLIRPTTFFVSVTSLISSFQVFDLVYGLTDGNPGYPGGTTDVIAARIYNAAFSSQQIGNAAAMAVFLMVIIVIITLAQQRYFSSRMTYDMS from the coding sequence ATGACCACCGCTCCGCTTGCTCGAACGCCGAGGCGTAACCGTCGCAAAGCCAAAGAAATAGCTACCGCATGGGCGATGCTCGTGCCGTCACTGATCGGCGTCGGGCTGTTTTTGATGGTGCCGATCGTCATCGTCATCGCGCTCTCGTTCTTCCGGTGGGACCTCATCTCAGACCCGGTGTTTGTTGGGCTCGCCAACTACAGCTCGATGGTGGACTCGGCCGGCTTTTGGAACTCCGTGTGGGTAACGGTCAAATTCTCCGTGTTCGCCATTCCCGGGGCGATCGTCATCGGCCTGCTCATCGCCGTCGGCCTCAACCGCAAACTGCCCGGCTCGGGAGTGCTGCAAATCCTGTACGTCACACCCTGGGTGGCTGCCCCGCTCGCACTGGGCATCATCTGGTCGTGGCTACTCGCACCATCAGGGCTGATCAACGACGTGTTCGGCACTCGCACCGCATGGCTAGCAGATACGACGACGGCGCTGCCCGTCGTCGCGTTCGTCTACATTTGGCAAAACGTCGGCTACATTTCCCTGTTCTTCCTGGCCGCGCTGCAGTCGATCCCGCGCGACATCTACGAAGCGGCCGAACTCGACGGCGCAGGACCAGTGCGTAAACTGTGGTCGATCACCCTGCCGCTCATCCGGCCCACCACGTTCTTCGTATCCGTCACTTCGCTCATCTCGTCGTTCCAAGTGTTTGACCTCGTGTACGGGCTGACCGACGGCAACCCCGGCTACCCGGGCGGCACCACTGACGTGATCGCCGCACGTATTTATAACGCGGCCTTTTCTTCTCAACAGATCGGCAATGCTGCCGCAATGGCCGTGTTCCTCATGGTGATCATCGTGATTATTACCCTTGCCCAACAGCGCTACTTCTCCTCGCGCATGACCTACGACATGAGCTAG
- a CDS encoding low molecular weight protein-tyrosine-phosphatase — translation MAYRVLVVCTGNICRSPMGEVVLRDRLAQLGIDDVVVTSAGVSTEETGNPIDRRARAVLEEFGHAVPRGHQAHRASDTELREADLVLAMTSGHAQSLRAMMEAAGADVAKLHLWREFDGTLPVAPGGAFGEGGVFGPGGQLANDLGGSLSANLYYSAGEFDVPDPWYGTKEDFYDTYDGVHAGTDGVVDYIQSERA, via the coding sequence ATGGCTTATCGAGTCTTGGTTGTATGCACAGGAAATATTTGCCGTTCGCCGATGGGCGAGGTGGTGTTGCGGGATCGCTTGGCACAGTTGGGGATCGACGATGTTGTGGTTACCTCTGCGGGCGTGTCCACTGAGGAAACCGGCAACCCGATCGACCGCAGGGCACGGGCGGTTCTCGAAGAATTCGGGCACGCCGTACCGCGCGGGCATCAGGCCCATCGAGCTAGCGATACGGAATTGCGCGAGGCCGACCTCGTGCTAGCCATGACCAGCGGACACGCTCAATCTCTGCGAGCGATGATGGAGGCCGCGGGGGCCGACGTGGCCAAACTGCACCTGTGGCGCGAGTTCGACGGCACGCTTCCGGTCGCTCCCGGAGGTGCGTTTGGCGAGGGCGGCGTGTTTGGTCCGGGCGGACAGCTCGCCAACGATCTGGGCGGTTCCCTTTCGGCAAATCTGTACTACTCCGCCGGCGAATTCGACGTTCCCGATCCGTGGTATGGCACGAAAGAGGACTTTTACGACACCTATGACGGCGTGCATGCCGGGACGGACGGCGTCGTGGACTACATCCAGTCCGAACGGGCTTAA
- the hemB gene encoding porphobilinogen synthase, which yields MIHRPRRLRATPAMRALARETGYRPGNLILPMFVREGITEPAPIQSMPGVVQHTMDSLVDAAREAVAAGVGGLMIFGVPEQRDAVGSAGTDPNGILNRAIARLRAEIGDSAVIIADLCLDEFTDHGHCGVLDDHGRVDNDATLEIYQEMAVRQAEAGAHMLGLSGMMDGQVAACRAALDTAGHTDVAILAYSAKYASAFYGPFREAVDSQLSGDRRTYQMDVANRREGVREAELDIAEGADVVMVKPASSYLDVLADVCAISPVPVAAYQVSGEYSMVEAAAERGWIDRDRVIDEMVTGIARAGATMICTYWAAELAHKAAHAAG from the coding sequence ATGATTCACCGCCCTCGGCGCCTGCGCGCCACACCAGCAATGCGTGCACTTGCGCGAGAAACCGGATACCGCCCGGGTAACCTCATTTTGCCCATGTTCGTACGGGAAGGGATTACCGAGCCTGCGCCGATCCAGTCGATGCCCGGGGTTGTGCAGCACACGATGGACTCGCTGGTCGACGCGGCCCGGGAGGCCGTGGCGGCGGGAGTTGGCGGGCTCATGATTTTCGGCGTGCCGGAACAGCGCGACGCCGTCGGGAGCGCTGGCACCGACCCGAACGGCATTCTCAACCGGGCGATTGCCCGCCTGCGCGCAGAGATCGGCGATAGCGCGGTGATCATCGCCGACCTGTGCCTTGACGAGTTCACCGACCACGGCCATTGCGGAGTGCTGGACGATCACGGCCGGGTGGACAACGATGCCACGCTCGAGATCTACCAAGAAATGGCAGTTCGCCAAGCCGAAGCCGGAGCACACATGCTTGGCCTGTCCGGGATGATGGACGGCCAGGTGGCCGCCTGCCGCGCGGCCCTGGACACCGCCGGGCACACCGACGTCGCCATCCTTGCCTACAGCGCGAAATACGCTTCAGCGTTCTACGGCCCATTCCGCGAAGCGGTCGACTCCCAGCTGAGCGGCGACCGGCGCACCTACCAAATGGACGTGGCCAACCGGCGGGAAGGCGTGCGCGAGGCAGAGCTCGACATCGCCGAGGGAGCCGACGTCGTCATGGTCAAACCCGCAAGCTCCTACCTCGACGTGCTGGCTGACGTGTGTGCGATCTCGCCCGTGCCCGTGGCCGCCTACCAAGTCTCTGGCGAATACTCGATGGTGGAAGCGGCGGCCGAGCGCGGCTGGATCGACCGCGATAGGGTGATCGACGAAATGGTCACCGGAATCGCCCGCGCGGGCGCCACGATGATCTGCACGTATTGGGCCGCCGAACTCGCCCACAAAGCCGCACACGCGGCAGGCTAA
- a CDS encoding LLM class flavin-dependent oxidoreductase, translating to MMRAELSILDLVPITEGATAKDAIERSMRGAELADELGYKRYWFAEHHNTSSLASSATALLIGRAASRTSRIRVGAGGVMLPNHAPLVVAENYGTLANMFGERIDLGLGRAPGTDPLTAQLLRRTAADPQSFATAIHQMQGWMSDDGSPGGVPISSAASAGTNVPMWVLGSTVNGASIAAQLGLPFSVASHFAPDSLDDAISLYRANFNPDAPTAQISEPRVMVGVNILVADSDQEAEFEFTSHMQMMLDGATNKRRKVQPPAEVASFADDRAAAFVNATLRVRAVGSPATVKERLDQLQARTEADEFIFTSYIFNEEKWHKSLRLLADLWGMA from the coding sequence ATGATGAGGGCGGAACTGTCGATTCTTGATCTGGTGCCGATCACCGAGGGTGCCACGGCAAAGGATGCGATTGAGCGCTCCATGCGCGGGGCTGAGCTCGCTGACGAGCTCGGCTACAAGCGTTACTGGTTTGCCGAGCATCACAACACGAGCAGTCTGGCCTCTTCGGCGACGGCCTTGCTCATTGGTCGGGCGGCCTCCCGTACGAGCAGGATCAGAGTGGGCGCGGGCGGTGTGATGCTGCCGAATCACGCGCCTTTAGTGGTGGCAGAAAACTATGGCACGCTGGCGAACATGTTCGGCGAGCGCATCGACCTCGGGCTTGGCCGCGCGCCCGGCACCGACCCGCTCACCGCCCAACTGCTCCGCCGCACCGCCGCCGACCCGCAGTCTTTCGCCACGGCTATCCACCAAATGCAGGGGTGGATGTCCGACGACGGCTCCCCGGGCGGCGTACCGATCAGCTCGGCGGCGTCGGCGGGCACGAACGTGCCGATGTGGGTACTCGGGTCGACTGTGAATGGGGCGTCGATTGCGGCGCAACTTGGTCTGCCATTTTCGGTGGCCTCACACTTCGCTCCCGATTCCCTCGACGATGCGATTTCGCTTTACCGCGCGAACTTTAATCCGGACGCGCCCACCGCGCAGATCTCCGAGCCACGGGTGATGGTGGGCGTCAATATCCTCGTGGCGGACTCCGACCAGGAGGCCGAGTTCGAGTTCACGTCGCACATGCAGATGATGTTGGACGGCGCCACGAACAAGCGCCGGAAGGTGCAACCACCGGCGGAGGTGGCCTCGTTTGCTGACGACCGCGCGGCCGCTTTCGTGAACGCCACCCTACGCGTACGGGCGGTAGGTTCGCCGGCTACGGTCAAGGAGCGCCTCGACCAGTTGCAGGCACGCACAGAGGCCGACGAGTTTATCTTCACCTCATACATTTTCAACGAGGAGAAGTGGCACAAATCTTTGCGCCTACTCGCCGACCTCTGGGGAATGGCCTAG
- the nrdF gene encoding class 1b ribonucleoside-diphosphate reductase subunit beta yields the protein MTDTTFTVEAINWNRIEDEKDLEIWNRLTENFWLPEKIPLSNDIPSWNSLNEAEQLMTTRVFTGLTLLDTLQGTLGAVSLIPDAQTPHEEAVYTNIAFMESVHAKSYSSIFSTLISSEEIEETFKWANEDPTLQKKAKIISELYLGDDPERRKIASVMLESFLFYSGFYAPMYWSAHAKLTNTADLIRLIIRDEAVHGYYIGYKYQKAVAKQSKERQEELKAWAYELLDELYDNEVEYTSALYDPLGLTEDVKMFLRYNGNKALMNLGYEALYPAEETAVNPAILAALSPGADENHDFFSGSGSSYVIGTAEATTDDDWDF from the coding sequence ATGACAGACACAACTTTCACCGTTGAGGCGATTAACTGGAACCGGATTGAAGACGAGAAGGATCTAGAGATCTGGAATCGGCTGACGGAGAATTTCTGGCTGCCGGAAAAGATTCCGCTGTCGAATGACATCCCGTCGTGGAACAGCCTCAACGAGGCCGAACAGCTGATGACCACCCGCGTGTTCACCGGCCTCACGCTACTCGACACGCTCCAGGGCACCCTGGGCGCGGTTTCGCTCATTCCCGACGCGCAGACCCCACACGAAGAGGCCGTCTACACGAACATCGCGTTCATGGAATCTGTGCATGCGAAGTCGTACTCGTCGATCTTCTCCACGCTCATTTCTTCTGAGGAAATCGAAGAAACCTTCAAGTGGGCCAACGAAGATCCCACGCTGCAGAAGAAGGCCAAGATCATCTCCGAGCTCTACCTCGGCGACGACCCGGAACGCCGCAAGATCGCGTCCGTCATGCTCGAATCATTCCTGTTCTACTCCGGCTTCTACGCGCCCATGTACTGGTCCGCGCATGCCAAACTGACGAACACCGCCGACCTGATCCGGCTCATCATCCGCGACGAGGCCGTGCACGGCTACTACATCGGCTACAAATACCAAAAGGCCGTCGCCAAGCAGTCGAAAGAACGCCAAGAAGAACTCAAGGCCTGGGCCTACGAGCTACTCGACGAGCTCTACGACAACGAAGTGGAGTACACCTCCGCCTTGTATGACCCGCTCGGCCTGACTGAAGACGTGAAAATGTTCCTGCGCTACAACGGCAACAAGGCGCTCATGAACCTCGGCTACGAGGCCCTCTACCCGGCCGAGGAAACCGCCGTCAACCCGGCGATCCTCGCAGCGCTATCCCCGGGCGCGGACGAGAATCACGACTTCTTCTCCGGCTCCGGCTCGTCATACGTGATCGGCACCGCCGAAGCGACGACGGACGACGACTGGGACTTCTAA
- a CDS encoding ABC transporter substrate-binding protein, protein MKRSIYTAGAIVATLGLALAACSPSTGGGSSPSSSASGSSQPAGEQKTITFRLWDETAAPAYEESFAKFEEKNADIKVEVELVPWGDYWNQLPLDVASGEMADIYWVNSSNFARYADNGNLINITEELSPDHDEWQQSIVDLYTRNNALWGVPQIWDSTALFYNKDLVEKEGIDVTNLKWGGDDDTLLPAAQALTVDKNGNKAGTPDFDPENIAVYGFNAQADLQAIYNPWIASNGSSLQDDAGQFSFADPKGVEAFQYLVDMIHTHHVAPPATETNTNGDITRDMFIRGELAMYQSGPYHLKQIDENTSVKWALAPQVAGPEGRFSGSHGVVAVGNAQTKNHAETLRVLEWLGSAEGQKPLGEMGVSFPGAVDAQSAYVDYWATKGVDVSVFIEAANGNTAKAPFGPDVNSGASAYSPKLLDVFLGVVPVEQGLKEAQDLGNAAMNH, encoded by the coding sequence ATGAAGAGATCGATCTACACCGCCGGAGCGATTGTTGCCACGCTTGGCCTCGCGCTGGCGGCATGTTCGCCGAGTACGGGTGGCGGCTCGTCGCCCTCATCGTCCGCGAGTGGGAGTTCACAGCCCGCCGGTGAACAAAAGACGATCACCTTCCGCCTGTGGGACGAAACCGCGGCACCCGCCTACGAAGAGTCTTTCGCCAAGTTCGAAGAGAAGAACGCGGACATCAAGGTTGAAGTTGAGCTCGTGCCCTGGGGTGACTACTGGAATCAGCTTCCACTCGACGTCGCATCCGGCGAAATGGCCGATATCTACTGGGTCAACTCCTCGAATTTCGCCCGCTACGCAGATAACGGCAACCTCATCAACATCACCGAGGAACTCAGCCCGGATCATGACGAATGGCAACAATCCATCGTCGATCTGTATACGCGCAACAACGCGCTGTGGGGCGTTCCCCAAATCTGGGATTCGACCGCGTTGTTCTACAACAAAGACCTGGTAGAAAAGGAAGGCATCGACGTCACGAACCTGAAGTGGGGTGGCGACGACGACACGCTGCTTCCCGCCGCGCAGGCCCTCACCGTGGACAAGAACGGCAACAAGGCCGGCACACCAGACTTCGACCCGGAAAATATTGCCGTCTACGGGTTCAACGCACAGGCGGACCTGCAGGCGATCTACAATCCGTGGATCGCGTCGAACGGATCGAGCCTTCAAGACGACGCCGGACAGTTCTCTTTCGCTGACCCGAAAGGTGTTGAAGCGTTCCAGTACCTCGTGGACATGATCCACACCCATCACGTAGCGCCTCCGGCAACGGAAACCAACACGAACGGCGACATCACACGTGACATGTTTATTCGCGGAGAGCTGGCGATGTACCAGTCTGGCCCGTACCACCTCAAGCAGATCGATGAAAACACGAGCGTGAAATGGGCGCTCGCCCCGCAAGTGGCCGGGCCGGAAGGGCGATTCTCTGGCTCGCACGGCGTGGTCGCCGTCGGCAATGCGCAAACCAAGAACCATGCCGAAACGTTGCGCGTGCTCGAATGGCTAGGGTCTGCTGAAGGCCAAAAGCCGCTGGGCGAAATGGGCGTGTCCTTCCCGGGTGCGGTTGACGCACAGTCCGCGTACGTGGACTACTGGGCCACCAAGGGCGTTGACGTGTCCGTGTTTATCGAAGCAGCCAACGGCAACACGGCGAAGGCTCCGTTCGGGCCGGACGTCAACTCGGGCGCCTCAGCATATTCGCCAAAGCTTCTTGACGTGTTCCTCGGCGTTGTTCCCGTTGAACAAGGGCTCAAGGAAGCCCAAGATCTCGGCAATGCTGCGATGAACCACTAA
- a CDS encoding heparan-alpha-glucosaminide N-acetyltransferase domain-containing protein produces MTVSDFASSSGTRSDVDSASSQPPTPPPSADKPAAVSAKKPRIAGIDIARGLAIIGMIWAHTKAFSFEQTSIGDYLSTIPDGRSAALFALLAGVSLSLMTGRTQPYTGTKMYHAKLRIVGRAIMLLAIAGIFVFFPTPIAIILGYYAAWFILMIPVLGWSARRLFIAGAVLALVGPPLIQVIEAPAVDQHIMSAGNINNLFHDVLVTSMYPGLAYLGYVLIGMALGRLDLTRRDLQISMVVIGTGVALLAYTGSYAITRTCDDGFDGIIKEIPASEFPSSQLPDTELDGSTPGGSELPDAALPAPTDGTTDGLSGLDDALSGGELTPEQLEKLKKNGDVEIITPGKPGQGSSPALPGPDSFDPDSKGNDFPGKDFPDKDLPGDYFPKGDFPDDDYYPGDWSTINTCTLFNANPHSNTTPEVLGNTGVGVALLGLSLLLSRLARHVLFPVAAIGSMALTAYTAHVIILSLLPNSFGFYDGVNTTFLWLTGGLMVFCSLWKLLPIGRGPLE; encoded by the coding sequence ATGACAGTTTCAGATTTTGCCTCTTCTTCTGGCACGCGCTCCGACGTCGACTCTGCATCGTCTCAGCCGCCGACGCCACCCCCGTCCGCTGACAAACCGGCAGCCGTGAGCGCGAAGAAGCCACGTATTGCCGGGATTGATATTGCCCGCGGGCTAGCCATTATTGGGATGATTTGGGCGCACACTAAAGCCTTTTCGTTTGAGCAAACCTCGATCGGCGACTACCTGTCTACTATCCCGGATGGCCGCTCGGCCGCGCTGTTTGCGCTGTTGGCGGGCGTGTCCCTGTCGTTAATGACGGGCCGTACGCAGCCGTATACGGGTACGAAGATGTATCACGCGAAGTTGCGGATCGTGGGCCGCGCGATCATGTTGTTGGCCATCGCGGGAATCTTCGTGTTCTTCCCCACGCCGATCGCGATTATTTTGGGTTACTACGCGGCGTGGTTCATTTTGATGATTCCCGTGCTGGGGTGGTCTGCGCGCCGACTGTTTATTGCGGGCGCAGTGCTGGCGCTGGTTGGCCCGCCGCTCATCCAGGTGATTGAGGCTCCGGCGGTGGACCAGCACATCATGTCGGCGGGCAATATCAACAATCTGTTCCATGACGTGCTCGTTACCTCGATGTATCCTGGCTTGGCCTATTTGGGTTACGTGCTGATCGGCATGGCACTGGGCAGGCTTGACCTCACCCGGCGTGACCTGCAGATTTCCATGGTTGTGATCGGCACAGGCGTGGCGTTGTTGGCCTACACGGGCTCGTATGCGATCACCCGCACCTGCGACGACGGTTTTGACGGCATCATCAAGGAAATTCCGGCTTCCGAGTTTCCAAGTTCCCAGCTTCCTGATACCGAGCTTGACGGCTCAACGCCCGGCGGCTCGGAGCTTCCCGACGCCGCCCTTCCCGCACCCACCGACGGTACGACGGATGGTTTGAGCGGCTTGGACGACGCGCTATCTGGCGGCGAACTCACTCCCGAGCAGCTCGAGAAACTGAAGAAGAACGGCGACGTCGAGATCATCACGCCCGGCAAACCCGGACAGGGCTCATCTCCCGCCCTTCCGGGCCCGGACTCTTTTGATCCAGACTCGAAGGGCAACGACTTCCCGGGCAAGGACTTCCCCGATAAAGATCTCCCTGGGGATTATTTCCCTAAGGGCGACTTCCCCGACGACGACTATTACCCGGGTGACTGGTCAACGATCAACACGTGTACGCTCTTCAACGCGAATCCGCATTCGAACACGACGCCCGAGGTGCTCGGCAACACCGGAGTTGGGGTAGCCCTGCTAGGACTCAGTCTGCTGCTGTCCCGCCTCGCCCGGCACGTGCTCTTCCCGGTGGCAGCGATCGGGTCGATGGCGCTAACCGCCTACACGGCGCACGTCATCATCCTGAGCCTCCTGCCTAACTCCTTCGGTTTCTACGACGGCGTTAACACCACTTTCTTGTGGTTGACCGGCGGGCTCATGGTGTTCTGTTCGCTGTGGAAGCTCCTGCCGATCGGGCGCGGACCGCTCGAGTAG
- a CDS encoding uroporphyrinogen-III synthase, which produces MKIAATRAPSQLTEGWISIPVTRRVPLPEGIARLREAFTEIAACCDDEGRREKPVRHGADAAAGHWLAVTSGYTFTVLAESGLEIPQGMPIACVGQATARRAPRSPQLIAPAPSTAAQLAVALVAAKPRRVTFPASALAATTLTDSLAAAGIPTTRIDIYTSEPSPEGVRKMAAERPDVVVVTSSSAGRTLAEHWPGDLPLLVAIGQPTADTLTSLGAPPAGVAATPDRRGIEDCLETLERTHS; this is translated from the coding sequence ATGAAGATCGCGGCTACGCGAGCACCCTCGCAGCTCACCGAGGGGTGGATCAGCATCCCGGTCACGCGGCGCGTGCCGCTACCCGAGGGGATTGCCCGGCTGCGCGAAGCCTTCACCGAGATTGCGGCTTGCTGTGATGATGAAGGCCGCAGGGAGAAACCAGTGCGGCACGGAGCTGACGCTGCGGCCGGGCACTGGCTGGCCGTGACCTCCGGTTACACGTTCACCGTGTTGGCAGAGAGCGGCCTTGAGATACCGCAGGGTATGCCGATCGCGTGTGTCGGCCAGGCAACCGCCCGGCGAGCACCCCGCTCGCCCCAGCTGATCGCACCCGCGCCATCCACCGCCGCGCAGCTCGCGGTCGCGCTCGTGGCAGCCAAACCGCGCCGCGTCACGTTTCCGGCGTCCGCGCTCGCGGCCACCACGCTCACCGACTCCCTTGCCGCAGCAGGTATCCCGACTACGCGCATAGACATCTACACGAGCGAGCCGAGCCCGGAGGGCGTGCGAAAGATGGCGGCGGAGCGGCCCGACGTCGTCGTCGTGACGTCATCAAGCGCGGGGCGTACGCTCGCCGAGCACTGGCCGGGAGACCTCCCGCTGCTCGTGGCGATCGGGCAGCCGACTGCCGACACGCTGACCAGCCTCGGAGCGCCGCCTGCCGGCGTGGCCGCCACCCCGGACCGCCGGGGAATCGAAGACTGTTTAGAGACGTTGGAAAGGACGCACTCATGA
- the hemL gene encoding glutamate-1-semialdehyde 2,1-aminomutase has product MVDFERAKRAIPGGVDSPVRAFGSVGGAPVFIDRARGAYTYSGDREFVDLVGSWGPALLGHAHPEVVDAVQRAAARGLSFGAPTLAEVELAEVVIDRVEPVEKVRFVSTGTEATMTAIRLARGFTGRDLIVKFAGCYHGHEDALLVAAGSGVATFGMSSSAGVPDGTVRDTVVVEYNNRQAITDLFAEHGDRIAAIITEAAPANMGVIAPDPGFNAFLKSVCERHDALLIYDEVLTGFRLSPAGMWGIDQDEPYAPDIMTFGKVLGGGMPIAALGGRADVMDYLAPLGPVYQAGTLSGNPLATASGLATLRLADAGVYGAINRAADAVASGISEALSAEGVTHHVQRVGSLFSILFAEGPARSWADVEAQEQFRFPAFFHSFLADGVHLPPSVFEAYFVSAAHDDAAITRILEAAPRAARAAAQARP; this is encoded by the coding sequence ATGGTTGATTTTGAACGCGCCAAACGCGCCATCCCCGGGGGCGTGGACTCGCCCGTGCGCGCCTTCGGATCCGTGGGTGGCGCCCCAGTGTTTATCGACCGCGCTCGCGGAGCCTACACGTATTCCGGCGACCGCGAATTCGTGGACCTGGTGGGCTCGTGGGGGCCGGCGCTGCTCGGCCACGCTCACCCAGAGGTGGTTGACGCGGTCCAGCGGGCTGCGGCGCGTGGGCTGTCCTTCGGAGCGCCCACGCTCGCCGAGGTCGAACTGGCCGAAGTGGTGATCGACCGGGTGGAGCCCGTAGAAAAAGTACGCTTCGTGTCCACCGGCACGGAGGCGACGATGACGGCGATCCGGCTGGCCCGCGGGTTCACCGGGCGCGATCTCATCGTCAAGTTTGCAGGCTGCTATCACGGCCACGAGGACGCACTACTGGTAGCGGCCGGCTCGGGGGTTGCCACGTTTGGCATGAGCTCCTCGGCGGGCGTTCCGGACGGCACGGTTCGCGACACGGTGGTGGTCGAATACAACAACCGCCAGGCGATCACTGACCTGTTTGCCGAGCACGGTGATCGGATCGCAGCCATCATCACGGAGGCCGCGCCCGCAAACATGGGCGTTATCGCGCCCGACCCCGGATTTAACGCCTTCCTCAAATCCGTATGCGAACGTCACGATGCCCTGCTTATCTACGACGAAGTGCTCACCGGCTTCCGCCTGTCACCCGCCGGCATGTGGGGAATCGACCAAGACGAGCCGTACGCGCCCGACATCATGACGTTTGGCAAGGTACTCGGCGGCGGCATGCCCATCGCGGCACTCGGCGGACGCGCCGACGTCATGGACTACCTCGCCCCGCTCGGCCCGGTCTACCAGGCCGGCACACTCTCCGGTAACCCGCTGGCTACCGCCTCCGGGCTTGCCACGCTACGGTTGGCCGACGCCGGAGTCTATGGCGCGATTAACCGCGCCGCCGACGCCGTGGCCAGCGGCATCAGCGAGGCGCTCAGCGCCGAAGGGGTGACCCATCACGTCCAGCGGGTCGGCTCGCTGTTCTCGATCCTGTTCGCCGAAGGTCCGGCACGCTCGTGGGCGGACGTGGAGGCTCAGGAGCAGTTCCGCTTCCCGGCCTTTTTCCACTCGTTCCTCGCCGACGGCGTTCACTTGCCGCCGTCAGTGTTCGAGGCCTACTTCGTGTCCGCCGCCCACGACGACGCCGCGATCACTCGGATTCTCGAGGCTGCTCCGCGGGCTGCGCGGGCAGCTGCCCAGGCTCGTCCGTAG
- a CDS encoding carbohydrate ABC transporter permease, which produces MSDSLSLQSSNSQNLAGARSVGKPGRREQAGLRRRRKPRNKNSLLSVLLTYGVLISGALLTVLPLVFSILISFRTERDLINNGALSWPETITLDNYVRLFTDHDFIVPLAVTVQVVIVMVIGQFTASILAAYAFARLEFPGRDVLFWAYISTMMIPAIVTVIPLFTMMSQWGLRNTFAGIVVPFMLGSPYAIFLLRQNFRAVPQEILDAAELDGAGFWRQLWSIVLPMNRPILVTLFLITVVSQWNNFLWPSIIAPNKEWNVLTVATAGLQTQYTSNWTLVMAATTLAILPLLVLFIAFNKQIVRSIGITGLK; this is translated from the coding sequence ATGAGCGATTCACTTTCACTACAGTCATCGAACTCGCAGAACCTGGCCGGCGCTCGCAGCGTGGGTAAGCCGGGGCGTCGGGAACAAGCCGGGCTACGGCGTCGTCGGAAACCACGCAACAAAAACTCGCTCCTATCCGTGCTACTCACCTATGGCGTGCTGATCTCCGGCGCGCTGCTCACCGTGCTGCCGCTCGTGTTTTCGATCCTCATCTCGTTCCGCACCGAACGCGACCTCATCAACAACGGCGCACTGTCCTGGCCAGAAACGATCACCCTCGACAACTATGTGCGCCTGTTTACCGACCACGACTTCATTGTGCCGCTGGCTGTGACCGTGCAAGTGGTGATCGTCATGGTGATTGGCCAGTTTACGGCGTCGATCCTGGCGGCCTACGCGTTTGCTCGCCTCGAATTTCCGGGGCGTGACGTGCTGTTCTGGGCCTATATTTCCACGATGATGATCCCCGCAATCGTCACGGTCATTCCGCTGTTTACGATGATGTCGCAGTGGGGGTTGCGCAACACGTTCGCCGGTATCGTGGTGCCCTTCATGCTCGGATCTCCATACGCGATCTTCTTGCTGCGCCAGAATTTCCGGGCCGTTCCGCAAGAAATCTTGGATGCCGCCGAGCTCGACGGCGCGGGCTTTTGGCGGCAACTATGGTCAATCGTGCTACCGATGAACCGGCCAATTCTGGTGACGCTGTTCCTTATTACTGTGGTCAGCCAGTGGAACAACTTCCTGTGGCCGTCGATCATCGCACCGAATAAAGAATGGAACGTGCTCACCGTCGCGACCGCCGGGCTACAAACTCAGTACACGTCTAACTGGACGCTCGTCATGGCCGCCACCACGTTGGCGATCCTGCCACTGCTCGTTCTCTTTATTGCGTTCAATAAGCAGATCGTCCGCTCGATTGGCATCACTGGCCTGAAATAG